A genomic segment from Xiphophorus maculatus strain JP 163 A chromosome 6, X_maculatus-5.0-male, whole genome shotgun sequence encodes:
- the rps15 gene encoding 40S ribosomal protein S15 (The RefSeq protein has 1 substitution compared to this genomic sequence), whose amino-acid sequence MADTEIKKKRTFRKFTYRGVDLDQLLDMSYEQLMQLYCARQRRRLNRGLRRKHQSLLKRLPKAKKEAPPMEKPEVVKTHLRDMVILPEMVGSMVGVYNGKTFNQVEIKPEMCGHYLGEFSITYKPVKHGRPGIGATHSSRFIPLK is encoded by the exons ATG GCGGACACAGAGATCAAGAAGAAGCGTACCTTCAGGAAGTTCACCTACAGAGGTGTGGACCTTGACCAACTGCTGGACATGTCTTA TGAGCAGCTGATGCAGCTGTACTGCGCCCGCCAGAGGAGGAGGCTGAACCGGGGCCTGCGCCGCAAGCACCAGTCCCTCCTCAAGCGCCTGCGCAAGGCTAAGAAGGAGGCTCCTCCGATGGAGAAACCAGAGGTGGTGAAGACCCACTTGAGGGACATGGTGATCCTGCCTGAGATGGTGGgctccatggtgggggtgtacAATGGCAAGACCTTCAACCAGGTGGAGATCAAG CCTGAGATGTGCGGCCATTACCTAGGAGAATTCTCCATCACCTACAAGCCGGTCAAGCATGGTCGCCCTGGTATTGGAGCCACACATTCTTCTCGTTTCATCCCTCTGAAGTAG